Proteins from one bacterium genomic window:
- a CDS encoding SRPBCC family protein yields MIRLLFRLIYFSLAMLGVAVIAAFFLPKHYTAETTIMIKAAPPVVYERAMDLPAWHALAQAAQLSLEKIDGDQLMQLLLQLPSGNGVVGAGVRLDTVRQYIAQGGSALVDKGVNQLKMVCRITETNPPHAFSLRVEGGPFHGLAQSVTLFPTGEGMTTLTMTEQRTVQGFWGGVKAWLSKNGAYQINDRNLSELKRLCEK; encoded by the coding sequence ATGATACGATTATTATTTCGTCTGATATATTTTTCTTTAGCAATGTTAGGCGTGGCGGTCATAGCCGCTTTTTTTCTTCCGAAGCATTATACCGCTGAAACAACAATAATGATCAAAGCGGCTCCGCCGGTCGTATATGAAAGAGCGATGGATTTGCCGGCTTGGCACGCTCTGGCACAAGCGGCTCAATTGTCGCTGGAAAAAATAGACGGGGATCAATTGATGCAATTGTTATTGCAATTGCCATCCGGAAACGGCGTTGTGGGTGCGGGTGTGCGGCTTGATACAGTGCGGCAATATATTGCACAAGGCGGTTCTGCGCTCGTTGACAAAGGGGTCAATCAACTTAAAATGGTGTGTAGGATTACCGAAACTAATCCACCGCATGCGTTTTCACTACGTGTTGAAGGCGGTCCTTTTCATGGTTTGGCCCAATCTGTTACGTTATTCCCAACCGGCGAAGGTATGACAACGCTGACTATGACAGAGCAGCGAACGGTCCAAGGGTTCTGGGGCGGCGTCAAAGCGTGGTTATCAAAAAATGGAGCTTATCAAATCAATGATCGTAATTTGTCTGAACTAAAGCGATTGTGTGAAAAGTAA
- the ppk1 gene encoding polyphosphate kinase 1, with protein MNESPKTVSDPAESDSTGVFNPKSFDKSEHFANRELSWLEFNRRVLEEAQDPAVPLLERLKFLSIFSTNLDEFFMVRVAGVSRQIDANVLHKGADGLLPRDVMDAMSRRIHEIAIIQHDYFFDVLIPQLQKENIAILKPGELSTEQNNFVRDYFQNTVVSILTPLAIDPSHPFPHLANRALCLVSEVEPKIESKLPKTNLVVVPISLNVIPRFVRLPSAEGTYQFILLEDLIRTCINDLFIGYEVKNCFTIRVTRDSDLTYDEDPSEDLIKTISESLRNRRKGAAVRLQYERGLPDSLLKLLLRELDLQYEDLYPSRGFICLSDLMNLYQQLDIASLKDPLFPPHHIPELETGADMFSIIRSGDILTHHPYQSFEYVTRFVREAAEDPSVLAIKMTLYRIAANSPIAQALQLAAERGKEVAVLVELKARFDEEANIQWARKLEDAGAHVIYGMAGLKTHCKVCLIVRQEKNKIRRYCHLSTGNYNERTAQIYGDLGLFTAHPRFGEDLTNLFNVLTGYSAPPKFHRIKIAPTDLRDTFINKIRREVNHVRDGKPGLLIAKMNALVDKQIILELYRASQAGVQIKCIIRGICCLKPGVKGLSENIEVVSIIDRFLEHARIFYFHNNDQPEYWLASSDWMPRNLDQRVEVMFPILEPRHQQTVMTVLQTQLGDNVKARRFSADGTYVRVKNDRKKIRSQQVLYEIAGKLAKIYTVNESKIFK; from the coding sequence ATGAACGAATCTCCCAAAACGGTTTCCGATCCTGCCGAAAGCGACTCAACGGGTGTTTTTAACCCCAAATCATTTGATAAATCTGAACATTTTGCAAACCGCGAACTGAGTTGGCTGGAATTTAATCGGCGCGTACTCGAGGAAGCGCAAGACCCGGCGGTGCCTCTGCTGGAACGCCTCAAGTTCCTCTCTATATTTAGTACAAATTTAGACGAGTTCTTTATGGTTCGCGTGGCCGGTGTATCGCGGCAGATCGATGCGAATGTGCTTCATAAAGGAGCCGACGGACTTTTGCCTCGCGATGTGATGGACGCGATGTCGCGGCGAATTCATGAAATTGCTATCATCCAACATGATTATTTTTTCGATGTGTTGATTCCTCAACTTCAGAAGGAGAACATCGCCATACTTAAACCCGGCGAATTATCGACCGAACAAAATAATTTTGTACGCGATTACTTCCAAAATACTGTGGTTTCCATCCTTACGCCGCTGGCGATTGATCCGAGCCACCCGTTTCCCCATTTGGCCAATCGCGCATTGTGTTTAGTATCTGAAGTCGAACCCAAAATTGAGAGTAAATTACCGAAGACCAACCTCGTCGTCGTTCCCATTTCCCTGAATGTCATTCCTCGTTTTGTGCGATTGCCGTCGGCGGAAGGAACTTATCAATTTATTCTGTTGGAGGACTTGATTCGCACGTGTATCAATGATCTATTCATCGGTTATGAAGTAAAGAATTGTTTTACGATTCGGGTGACACGGGACTCCGATCTGACTTACGACGAAGATCCTTCGGAAGATCTTATCAAAACTATTTCCGAATCTTTGCGTAACCGCAGAAAGGGAGCGGCTGTTCGCTTGCAATATGAACGCGGCCTACCGGATAGTTTACTCAAGCTACTTCTCCGTGAACTGGATCTTCAATACGAGGATTTGTACCCCTCGCGGGGATTTATTTGTCTTTCCGATTTGATGAATTTGTATCAACAGCTTGACATTGCATCACTCAAAGACCCGCTTTTTCCTCCGCATCACATTCCGGAGCTTGAAACCGGTGCGGATATGTTTAGTATTATTCGCAGCGGTGATATTCTCACCCATCATCCATACCAGAGCTTTGAATACGTCACACGATTTGTGCGTGAAGCGGCGGAAGACCCGAGTGTACTGGCAATCAAAATGACGCTTTATCGTATTGCGGCTAATTCCCCGATTGCGCAAGCATTGCAGTTAGCTGCCGAGCGCGGCAAAGAAGTAGCCGTCCTAGTAGAACTCAAAGCACGTTTTGATGAAGAAGCCAATATCCAATGGGCACGCAAACTCGAAGATGCCGGAGCGCATGTGATCTACGGCATGGCCGGACTTAAAACACACTGTAAAGTATGCCTTATCGTGCGTCAGGAAAAAAACAAAATCCGTCGTTATTGTCATTTATCGACAGGAAACTATAATGAACGCACGGCGCAAATATACGGTGATCTGGGCTTATTTACGGCGCATCCGCGTTTTGGTGAAGACTTGACCAATTTGTTTAATGTTTTGACCGGATATTCTGCCCCGCCCAAATTTCATCGCATCAAAATTGCTCCGACGGATTTGCGCGATACATTTATCAATAAAATCCGACGTGAAGTCAATCACGTCCGTGATGGTAAACCCGGTCTTCTCATTGCCAAAATGAATGCCTTGGTAGATAAACAGATTATTTTGGAATTGTATCGTGCAAGCCAGGCCGGTGTTCAGATCAAATGCATCATTCGCGGAATTTGTTGTTTGAAACCCGGCGTAAAGGGGTTGTCAGAAAACATTGAAGTAGTCAGTATCATTGATCGTTTTCTTGAGCACGCGCGTATTTTTTATTTTCACAACAATGACCAACCGGAGTATTGGCTCGCCAGTTCGGACTGGATGCCGCGTAACTTGGACCAACGCGTCGAAGTCATGTTTCCTATACTGGAACCGCGCCATCAGCAAACGGTGATGACCGTACTCCAAACGCAGCTCGGCGATAATGTAAAAGCCCGCCGGTTTTCAGCCGACGGGACTTATGTACGAGTCAAAAATGATCGTAAAAAAATTCGTTCGCAGCAGGTACTGTACGAAATAGCTGGTAAGTTAGCCAAAATTTACACCGTCAACGAATCCAAAATATTCAAATAA
- the rsgA gene encoding ribosome small subunit-dependent GTPase A — protein sequence MSEPTNNDWSKKYLDDLNAKIKANKDVPKSPTDNSPKEQVKPQVTPKDQPRHQQQQRDQQNNNKPQRDNQRKESSREGNRNNPQDKRFFSEKPFKKNFQNNRNDRDRKNDGRPNDPNRDRNEQKKNNNVPKKSEAPRKEDRRGGQQRPQDRDRRPESKPPVVQKNRVLGGYICGMNGSVYTVLAENKEYACTVQEYITRQGPLYIGDRVRIQIQPEMRGVIEKYEPRQNFVLAPGARERQGDLVLAANVNQIVLVLSVMEPVLRTDWLDRHLLVCERKGFKPLIVCHKIDLADDNMFLEQMEVYKQMGYRVIFTSSAVLSSVNELKAAVKQKASLFTGHQGVGKTTLAELILEEESARLPDNPEEYDLTIVDDIVETTRQVNCLRGKEGIVLIDTPGVTEYEISSIEKKDLKKYFRDFRNYNHQCSIPDCNHADEPNCKVKKAVETGEISEERYQNYLNILDSLTV from the coding sequence ATGTCTGAACCGACGAACAATGATTGGTCCAAAAAATATCTGGATGATCTTAATGCCAAGATTAAGGCCAACAAAGATGTACCCAAATCGCCTACGGATAATAGCCCGAAAGAGCAAGTAAAACCTCAGGTTACTCCTAAAGATCAACCTCGCCATCAGCAACAGCAGCGCGATCAGCAGAATAACAATAAGCCGCAACGCGATAATCAACGCAAAGAGTCTTCACGCGAGGGCAATCGTAATAACCCGCAGGACAAACGATTTTTTTCTGAAAAACCTTTTAAAAAGAATTTTCAGAATAACCGCAATGATCGTGATCGCAAAAACGACGGCCGGCCCAATGATCCGAATCGCGATCGTAATGAGCAGAAAAAGAATAATAATGTACCAAAGAAAAGCGAAGCGCCTCGTAAAGAGGATCGCCGCGGCGGTCAGCAGCGTCCCCAAGATCGCGATCGCAGACCGGAATCTAAACCGCCGGTTGTACAGAAAAACCGAGTTCTTGGCGGATATATCTGCGGAATGAACGGTTCAGTGTACACTGTTTTAGCGGAAAATAAAGAATATGCATGTACGGTTCAGGAGTATATCACGCGTCAAGGCCCATTGTATATCGGCGACCGTGTCCGAATTCAAATCCAACCTGAGATGCGCGGCGTGATCGAGAAATATGAACCGCGTCAGAATTTTGTGTTAGCTCCCGGTGCACGCGAACGTCAGGGTGATTTGGTATTAGCAGCTAATGTCAACCAAATCGTTTTAGTCCTGTCGGTGATGGAGCCGGTGTTGCGTACGGATTGGCTGGATCGGCATTTGCTGGTGTGCGAGCGTAAAGGTTTCAAACCACTGATCGTTTGTCATAAAATTGATTTGGCCGATGATAATATGTTTCTAGAGCAGATGGAAGTCTATAAACAGATGGGATATCGCGTCATATTTACCTCGTCCGCCGTGCTCTCCAGTGTGAATGAGCTCAAAGCTGCCGTCAAACAAAAGGCTTCGTTATTTACCGGTCATCAAGGAGTCGGGAAAACTACGCTGGCGGAGCTTATACTCGAAGAAGAAAGTGCACGATTGCCGGATAATCCCGAAGAATATGACTTGACGATCGTAGATGATATTGTGGAAACTACCCGCCAAGTAAATTGTTTGCGCGGGAAGGAAGGAATTGTTCTGATCGATACGCCGGGTGTTACCGAATATGAGATATCGAGTATTGAGAAAAAAGATCTTAAAAAATACTTCCGTGATTTCCGAAATTACAATCACCAATGTTCTATTCCCGATTGTAATCATGCGGATGAACCGAATTGTAAAGTCAAAAAGGCCGTAGAAACCGGAGAGATTTCAGAAGAACGCTATCAGAATTATTTGAATATTTTGGATTCGTTGACGGTGTAA
- a CDS encoding HIT domain-containing protein: MEHLWAPWRMRYIKAGDKNEGEGCIFCFKPQEDRDRENMILFRSTHNFVIMNLYPYNNGHLMVVPYQHAPDINALPPETLLDMMTTTQKCVTAFQRSVKPDGFNIGFNLGRTAGAGIDDHVHMHVVPRWNGDTNFMPVIMDTKVMPEYLEQTYDRLLAEFSQMKK; the protein is encoded by the coding sequence GTGGAACATTTATGGGCACCCTGGCGCATGCGGTATATCAAAGCCGGCGACAAAAATGAAGGCGAAGGATGTATCTTTTGTTTTAAACCGCAAGAAGATCGGGACCGTGAAAACATGATCCTTTTTCGCTCGACGCATAATTTTGTAATAATGAACTTATATCCGTACAACAACGGTCATTTGATGGTGGTGCCTTACCAACATGCTCCGGACATCAATGCTTTGCCGCCCGAAACGCTATTGGACATGATGACGACCACACAAAAATGCGTTACAGCATTTCAGCGCAGTGTCAAACCGGATGGTTTTAACATCGGATTTAATCTCGGACGAACCGCCGGAGCGGGCATTGACGACCACGTCCACATGCACGTCGTGCCGCGATGGAACGGCGATACCAATTTTATGCCGGTAATCATGGACACCAAAGTGATGCCTGAATACTTAGAGCAGACGTATGACCGTCTGTTGGCTGAATTTTCGCAGATGAAGAAGTAA
- the ispG gene encoding (E)-4-hydroxy-3-methylbut-2-enyl-diphosphate synthase, with translation MEPRTAIPQILNSSKLFRYSEYRFTYRRRPTREVMVGDIGIGGSNPIRIQSMTTSDTLDTEATIRQVIDLVNVGCEIVRITAPSIKDAENLGAIREGLRKRGIKVPLVADIHFTPNAALKAAEYVEKIRINPGNYADKKKFAVIEYSENDYTRELERIEEAFKPLVLKCKERGVAMRIGTNHGSLSDRIMNRYGDTPLGMVESALEFVRICEHYDYHDIVLSMKSSNTQVMIAAYRLLAARMYELGMDYPFHLGVTEAGDGEDGRIKSALGIGTLLEEGIGDTIRVSLTEDSIHEIPAARAIADKFNRQNVIFDAEKAALEIRLKEPRDPFQYHRRWTQVVETAALNAGGVHHVRVALPLRSDIHDTMQVVNEIKQLSAHQTDNPFKAEMLYAPVRNYQDITAWKRMRETIEKDLLTVALMADCRHSTDMACAVLPFTDGVRWTPDKAWTADVYEAHVRKLIESIAGFEKKILQIHFSPTEIPSFVDRHVQSSSEKTGWMAIRVAQIAHEAGFSNLIISIQDSDFIASHRILIAQLNAAGFNTPMVLHFEHKANPLFDAASHIGSLLSDGIGDVIYLDCRAMASEETVRLAYNILQAARLRVSKTEYISCPSCGRTLFDLQEVTARIKSKTGHLKGVKIAIMGCIVNGPGEMADADFGYVGASAGKINLYIGKELVERNIDMADADQKLIDLIRREGRWIEPA, from the coding sequence ATGGAACCTCGGACTGCTATCCCGCAAATATTGAACTCAAGTAAACTCTTTCGCTATAGTGAATACCGGTTTACCTACCGTCGGCGACCTACCCGCGAGGTGATGGTGGGCGATATCGGAATCGGTGGTTCCAATCCCATTCGAATCCAATCCATGACGACTTCGGATACATTAGATACCGAAGCTACAATCCGTCAAGTCATTGATCTTGTGAATGTTGGTTGTGAAATCGTTCGCATTACCGCGCCTTCGATCAAAGATGCCGAAAATCTAGGTGCGATACGCGAAGGACTGCGTAAACGCGGTATCAAGGTTCCGTTGGTTGCGGACATTCACTTTACTCCGAATGCCGCTTTAAAAGCCGCCGAGTATGTAGAAAAAATACGTATCAATCCCGGTAACTATGCAGACAAAAAGAAATTTGCCGTAATCGAATATTCCGAAAATGATTATACTCGCGAACTTGAACGTATCGAAGAAGCCTTCAAACCGTTGGTTCTCAAATGCAAAGAACGCGGCGTCGCAATGCGAATCGGCACCAATCACGGTTCGTTATCCGATCGAATAATGAATCGCTATGGCGATACCCCGCTTGGTATGGTGGAGTCCGCGCTCGAATTTGTTAGAATTTGCGAACACTACGATTATCACGATATTGTTCTTTCGATGAAATCGTCGAATACGCAGGTGATGATCGCCGCGTATCGTCTGCTTGCCGCGCGGATGTATGAATTGGGTATGGATTACCCTTTTCATCTTGGCGTAACGGAAGCCGGCGACGGCGAAGACGGCCGTATCAAATCAGCGCTAGGCATAGGTACATTATTGGAAGAGGGTATCGGTGACACGATACGTGTTTCGTTAACCGAAGATTCAATACACGAAATACCGGCCGCCCGCGCCATAGCGGATAAATTTAATCGTCAGAACGTAATTTTTGATGCAGAAAAAGCTGCCTTAGAAATTCGTCTTAAAGAACCGCGGGACCCGTTTCAATACCATCGAAGATGGACGCAAGTCGTTGAAACAGCGGCGCTTAATGCCGGCGGTGTGCATCATGTGCGTGTTGCTCTCCCGCTGCGGAGTGATATCCATGATACGATGCAGGTTGTAAATGAAATCAAACAGCTTTCCGCACACCAAACCGATAATCCCTTTAAAGCCGAGATGTTGTACGCACCGGTACGCAATTATCAGGATATCACGGCATGGAAACGCATGCGTGAAACGATTGAAAAGGATTTATTAACTGTAGCTTTGATGGCGGATTGTAGGCATTCGACAGATATGGCTTGTGCTGTACTTCCTTTTACTGATGGCGTACGTTGGACTCCGGATAAGGCGTGGACGGCCGATGTGTACGAAGCGCATGTTCGTAAACTTATCGAATCAATAGCCGGTTTCGAGAAAAAAATTTTGCAGATTCATTTTTCACCGACTGAGATACCTTCTTTCGTTGATCGACATGTCCAATCATCATCGGAAAAAACAGGCTGGATGGCGATCCGCGTTGCTCAGATAGCACACGAAGCGGGATTTAGTAATTTGATTATTTCGATTCAAGATAGTGATTTTATTGCTTCACATCGGATACTGATTGCTCAGCTGAATGCAGCCGGTTTTAATACGCCGATGGTTTTGCATTTTGAACATAAAGCGAATCCCTTATTTGATGCAGCTTCGCACATTGGTTCTCTGCTTTCCGATGGCATTGGCGATGTTATTTATTTAGATTGCCGGGCTATGGCGTCGGAAGAAACCGTGCGCTTAGCGTATAACATTTTGCAAGCGGCTCGCTTACGTGTTTCCAAAACGGAATACATTTCGTGCCCCTCGTGCGGCCGAACATTGTTTGATTTGCAGGAAGTTACTGCACGTATCAAATCCAAGACCGGTCATTTGAAAGGCGTTAAAATCGCTATTATGGGTTGTATCGTCAACGGACCGGGCGAAATGGCCGATGCTGATTTCGGATATGTCGGAGCCAGCGCCGGGAAGATCAATCTGTATATTGGAAAAGAATTAGTCGAGCGTAATATTGATATGGCCGATGCCGATCAAAAGCTTATTGATCTTATTCGCCGCGAAGGACGATGGATCGAACCGGCATAA
- a CDS encoding NAD(P)H-dependent glycerol-3-phosphate dehydrogenase → MNTKELVEVGVIGGGSFGTAMAIHLARNGYPVTIWAHDAQAAEYMQTQRENKTYLPGVVLPNSLTATSDLQQTVRGKKLVLQVNPSHATRDVMQRAVPFLEDDAIILNCTKGIENESLLTMSELLLQIIPPSKHSQLAFLSGPSFAREVALGAPTAVTISSKNPSAAQYCQKIFSSERFRVYTTDDIVGSELASALKNVIAIAAGISDGLGYGHNTRAALITRGVAEILRLGKKMGAKEMTFLGLSGMGDLVLTCTGDLSRNRSVGIQLGQGKKLEEILASMKMVAEGVKTAKAAYALAQKHGIEMPIIEQVYRVIFENKDPRAAVYDLMTRESKSEA, encoded by the coding sequence ATGAATACAAAAGAATTAGTAGAAGTCGGTGTGATTGGCGGTGGAAGTTTTGGGACAGCCATGGCTATTCATTTGGCACGTAACGGTTATCCTGTTACAATTTGGGCACATGATGCACAAGCCGCTGAATACATGCAGACCCAACGGGAAAACAAAACCTATTTACCGGGTGTCGTTTTACCTAATAGTCTGACGGCTACATCTGATTTACAGCAAACTGTGCGTGGTAAAAAACTGGTTTTGCAGGTTAATCCATCCCATGCAACGCGAGACGTCATGCAGCGTGCCGTTCCTTTTTTGGAAGACGATGCGATCATTCTCAATTGTACCAAAGGAATTGAAAATGAATCTTTGTTGACCATGTCGGAATTATTGCTTCAGATTATTCCACCATCAAAACACAGTCAACTGGCCTTTTTATCGGGACCGAGTTTTGCACGCGAAGTGGCACTCGGTGCGCCGACGGCCGTTACGATTTCTTCTAAAAATCCGTCCGCTGCTCAATATTGCCAGAAAATTTTTTCCAGTGAGCGTTTTCGTGTATACACAACGGATGATATTGTCGGATCGGAACTGGCGAGTGCGCTCAAAAATGTTATCGCCATTGCGGCGGGCATCAGTGATGGGCTTGGTTATGGGCATAATACTCGTGCGGCGCTCATAACGCGAGGTGTTGCGGAGATATTGCGTCTCGGAAAAAAAATGGGAGCCAAAGAGATGACCTTTTTGGGTCTTTCGGGCATGGGAGACTTGGTTCTGACATGCACCGGTGATCTGAGTCGAAATCGCAGCGTCGGTATTCAATTAGGACAAGGAAAAAAACTCGAAGAAATTTTAGCCTCCATGAAAATGGTTGCCGAAGGCGTTAAGACAGCCAAAGCGGCTTATGCGTTAGCTCAAAAACACGGCATAGAAATGCCCATTATAGAACAGGTATACCGTGTTATATTTGAAAATAAAGATCCGCGCGCGGCGGTATATGATCTGATGACGCGCGAATCCAAATCGGAAGCCTGA